A DNA window from Streptococcus sp. LPB0220 contains the following coding sequences:
- a CDS encoding response regulator transcription factor yields the protein MKILLIDDHKLFSQSIKMILELSENIKKVQLVDNFSTISEIAFNDYDIILIDINLTSLYQDDGLTLAQEIIDNGCSSKVVILTGYSKKMYEHRAKVMGAYGFLDKSVDPDELVKKLEKIYLGGKVFSDEVMVEVLTPREIEILELVRNGLTIDDVCDKVYVSKRTVSNHLANIFSKLGVTNRQEAIHIAEQLGYFPPD from the coding sequence ATGAAAATTTTGTTAATTGATGATCATAAATTATTTAGCCAAAGTATCAAGATGATTTTAGAGTTATCGGAAAACATTAAAAAGGTCCAGTTAGTGGATAATTTTTCGACTATTTCGGAGATTGCTTTTAATGACTACGACATTATTTTGATTGACATCAACCTGACGAGTCTGTATCAAGATGATGGGCTGACCTTGGCACAAGAGATTATCGATAATGGTTGTTCTAGTAAGGTTGTGATTTTGACAGGTTACAGTAAAAAAATGTATGAACACCGAGCTAAAGTTATGGGGGCTTATGGCTTTCTGGACAAAAGTGTGGACCCAGATGAGTTGGTGAAAAAACTGGAAAAGATTTATTTAGGTGGTAAGGTCTTTTCAGATGAAGTGATGGTAGAGGTGCTAACACCACGAGAAATCGAGATACTAGAACTGGTTAGAAATGGCTTGACCATTGATGATGTCTGTGACAAGGTCTATGTGAGTAAACGTACAGTTTCCAATCACTTGGCCAATATCTTTTCAAAATTGGGAGTGACTAACAGGCAGGAGGCGATTCACATCGCTGAGCAGTTGGGCTATTTTCCACCAGATTAA
- a CDS encoding ATP-binding protein, with protein MKQFVKLFSKNSLLLWWLTILNHLALMIYIYHRIPLDFSTDFSLQMVLLLIIALIVFSYICNIVTFRYSELKLWLLLMMFLISWQSIFNQGVASTLLHFFDILHPLNSFLLLYSSLSIIFLGEKIGEELLSVSFVLTLITISSYLLSPSIFLFLSLFASFFLNLVPLILLILYHKELKSKLKYQRRNLWILALILPLSYFFLYINTTGSGVMNLVWYLEIVGILAFLHFKTIISSFQKKVSELKLSYIKAFSRLFLLVMFLLVGIFIIFRLDLNTSFLVLNIMLLLFGICSEELIRLFRSAEMLDSRDYVKVLFLKRNRMVKNLLANEDTEQQFSEFLHNEILQNVMAIKNFNKYSSNQVFGEQINLVTEELVQRIRERMDYYQPMVETDEQLDIQYQGLINRIVKRYHAENEVVTQFPAHFRLLSPYDKIAYRLVEELATNAVKYASGGRISLKIDVHDDAIFIISENDCLQTEKSLGYGLKNMSNKISVLGGQMQIFENNKRFRVEITLPIDKELCYENFVN; from the coding sequence ATGAAACAGTTTGTCAAATTGTTCTCGAAAAACTCACTTTTATTGTGGTGGTTGACGATTTTGAATCATCTAGCTTTAATGATTTATATTTATCATAGGATCCCTCTGGACTTTTCGACAGATTTTTCCTTGCAGATGGTTTTATTGCTGATTATTGCTTTAATTGTATTTAGCTATATTTGTAATATTGTGACCTTTCGGTATAGTGAGTTGAAACTTTGGTTGCTCCTGATGATGTTTCTCATTAGCTGGCAATCCATATTTAATCAAGGAGTTGCGAGCACCCTGTTGCACTTTTTTGATATTCTTCATCCGCTCAACTCTTTTTTATTGCTGTATAGTTCTCTGTCTATTATCTTTCTGGGAGAGAAAATAGGAGAAGAACTGTTGAGTGTGTCCTTTGTGTTGACACTAATCACCATTAGTTCATATCTGTTAAGTCCTTCAATTTTTCTATTTCTGTCCTTGTTTGCGTCTTTCTTTTTAAACCTTGTTCCCTTGATTTTACTGATTTTATATCATAAAGAGTTGAAAAGTAAACTCAAGTATCAGAGACGAAATTTGTGGATATTAGCTTTGATATTGCCTCTTTCTTATTTCTTTTTGTATATCAATACGACGGGCTCAGGAGTGATGAACCTAGTCTGGTATCTGGAAATTGTTGGCATTTTAGCTTTTTTACACTTCAAAACAATTATCAGCTCTTTTCAAAAAAAGGTATCAGAGTTAAAATTGTCCTATATAAAAGCTTTTTCACGCTTGTTTTTACTGGTTATGTTTTTGTTAGTAGGCATTTTCATCATCTTTCGTCTAGATTTAAACACGAGCTTTTTGGTCTTGAATATCATGTTACTATTGTTCGGGATTTGTTCGGAAGAATTAATTCGCCTCTTTCGTTCTGCTGAAATGCTAGATTCTAGGGATTATGTAAAAGTTCTCTTTTTAAAGCGTAACCGTATGGTGAAAAATCTGCTGGCAAATGAAGATACAGAACAACAGTTCTCCGAATTTCTTCACAATGAAATCCTGCAAAATGTTATGGCAATAAAAAATTTCAATAAATATAGTAGTAATCAAGTTTTTGGTGAACAGATCAATCTGGTAACAGAGGAGTTGGTTCAGCGGATTCGTGAGCGGATGGATTATTATCAGCCAATGGTAGAAACAGACGAGCAGTTAGACATCCAGTATCAAGGGCTGATTAATCGGATTGTCAAACGCTATCACGCAGAAAATGAAGTAGTCACACAGTTTCCTGCCCACTTTAGGCTTTTATCTCCTTACGATAAAATTGCCTATCGTCTGGTTGAGGAGTTGGCGACCAATGCCGTTAAGTATGCTAGTGGTGGAAGGATTTCTTTGAAGATTGATGTGCATGATGACGCTATTTTTATCATTTCTGAAAATGACTGCCTTCAAACAGAAAAATCCTTAGGTTATGGCTTGAAAAATATGTCTAATAAAATTAGTGTTTTAGGTGGTCAAATGCAGATTTTTGAAAATAATAAGAGATTTCGTGTAGAAATTACTCTCCCGATTGATAAGGAGTTGTGTTATGAAAATTTTGTTAATTGA
- a CDS encoding FtsX-like permease family protein, with amino-acid sequence MYPKLILRNVFRNLQTYTIYFFSLTLIYSLLYAFNALPSHPVMQSLSGAKEMLTTVMSQYMGLLSYLILSAIAFLVVYSTNFVLGRRKKELGLYATLGMKKKQIIRTLFFETMLVNIFSLILGFLLGLILLVILSKVASEFFMANYFGSLFFFDSKSVILLVYSYLVTSFIVGVMDILTFRKQNIIALIQENGVKKSVLAKGKPVLQALLFILSTAVIGFGALYFSDYHHLSFLKSWGILLVSVFVIFVILFYNTLSHFILVSLRKLPQTYYNKLNSFKIRQFSKQADSNSVTLAVLSLTLTLALSLLVFSGSAYTTMNRELNKYSPYDVTVNLYRGQEFQFSQESVKDRLKADGFDFNLIKEEYSYPIYSSDLTYKDLIDTSNLWAHDKELPESKVPILGISAYNHLRKLQGEKAVDLADNQFLVNANYKGTAKQIQDFLSTTKTLMINGHSLNLASSNPLETVYFLSSVGTNDTGTLIVPDKVVVGLTEDHTTYVANFKENIDKRKVETFLSQWIEKYYFIRDGAELNPFTYQTKGRIFEIYLGFMGVIVFVMIFVSVIFIIISLSILSLQTSTSALDSVNDYQILYLLGNKRKQNRSILLQQILSYFLVPLVIAGPLAFALSTALLGYFENFANTSISIDITYLGVAVLLFVLYLLVTYRVSWQIIEN; translated from the coding sequence ATGTATCCAAAATTAATTTTACGAAATGTATTTCGAAATTTACAGACTTACACCATCTACTTTTTCAGTCTAACCTTGATTTATAGCTTGCTCTATGCTTTTAATGCTTTACCAAGCCATCCAGTGATGCAAAGTTTATCAGGGGCAAAGGAAATGTTGACGACGGTGATGAGTCAGTACATGGGCTTGCTTTCCTATCTGATTCTATCGGCGATTGCCTTTCTCGTCGTTTATTCCACAAACTTTGTCCTGGGACGTCGTAAGAAAGAGCTGGGACTTTATGCAACGCTGGGAATGAAGAAGAAGCAGATTATCCGTACCCTGTTCTTTGAAACCATGCTGGTCAATATCTTTTCCTTGATTCTAGGTTTCTTGCTTGGCTTGATTTTACTGGTCATTCTATCTAAGGTTGCATCTGAGTTTTTTATGGCCAATTACTTTGGTAGTCTGTTTTTTTTTGATAGCAAGTCTGTCATCTTACTAGTTTATTCCTATTTGGTAACCAGTTTTATTGTTGGTGTCATGGACATTCTTACCTTTAGAAAGCAAAATATCATTGCACTCATTCAAGAAAATGGGGTCAAGAAATCTGTCTTGGCAAAAGGCAAGCCAGTTCTTCAAGCACTTCTCTTTATTCTTTCGACAGCTGTTATCGGTTTTGGTGCTCTCTATTTTTCAGACTATCACCATCTATCATTCTTGAAAAGCTGGGGTATCTTGCTGGTATCTGTCTTCGTGATTTTTGTGATTTTATTTTACAATACCTTGAGCCATTTTATCTTGGTTTCCCTTAGAAAACTGCCTCAAACCTACTATAACAAACTAAACAGTTTTAAAATTCGTCAATTTTCAAAACAAGCTGATAGTAATTCGGTAACGTTGGCTGTCTTATCCTTGACCTTGACACTGGCTCTCAGCTTACTAGTTTTTAGTGGTAGTGCCTATACGACTATGAACCGAGAGCTGAACAAATACTCACCTTATGATGTAACTGTCAATCTTTATCGTGGTCAAGAGTTCCAGTTTTCTCAGGAATCTGTCAAAGACAGATTGAAAGCAGATGGATTTGACTTTAACCTTATCAAAGAGGAGTACAGCTATCCTATCTATTCTAGTGATTTAACCTATAAAGATTTGATTGATACTAGCAATCTCTGGGCGCATGATAAGGAACTTCCTGAATCAAAAGTACCGATTTTAGGAATTTCTGCCTACAATCATCTCCGCAAACTGCAAGGGGAAAAAGCGGTTGACTTGGCAGATAACCAATTTCTGGTCAATGCAAACTATAAAGGAACTGCCAAGCAGATCCAGGACTTTCTATCAACGACCAAAACCCTCATGATTAACGGTCATTCTCTCAACCTTGCCTCTTCGAATCCACTTGAAACAGTTTACTTTTTATCGTCAGTGGGTACAAATGATACAGGAACCTTAATTGTACCAGATAAGGTAGTAGTTGGATTGACGGAAGACCACACGACCTATGTTGCCAATTTCAAAGAAAATATCGACAAACGGAAAGTAGAAACATTCTTAAGTCAGTGGATAGAAAAATACTACTTCATTCGTGATGGAGCAGAGTTGAATCCGTTCACCTATCAAACCAAAGGAAGAATTTTTGAGATTTATCTTGGATTTATGGGCGTCATTGTCTTTGTCATGATTTTTGTCAGTGTTATTTTTATCATTATTTCCCTCAGTATCTTGTCCCTTCAAACTTCTACAAGTGCTTTGGATAGTGTCAATGATTATCAAATCTTATATCTTCTTGGGAATAAGAGGAAGCAAAATCGCTCTATTCTTTTGCAACAGATTCTAAGTTATTTCTTGGTTCCGCTGGTCATCGCAGGTCCGCTAGCATTTGCCTTGAGTACCGCTCTTTTGGGCTATTTTGAGAATTTCGCTAATACCAGTATTTCTATTGATATCACCTATCTGGGAGTAGCGGTTTTACTCTTTGTCCTTTACTTGCTAGTGACTTACAGAGTAAGTTGGCAAATTATTGAAAATTAA
- a CDS encoding ABC transporter ATP-binding protein translates to MKQLIVTGLTKTFGQGDNIVHALLDVNLSVEKGEFLAIMGASGSGKTTLLNCISTIDKPTSGEIRFEDFDIIHAKENELADYRAKNISYIFQAYNLVETLTVYENIILPLQIQGKNIKKHQYKIEEILDKLAIQNLKDKFPNQLSGGQRQRVATARALIDDSKLIIADEPTGALDSANSEKLMALLQEINKSFGITILLVTHDPAAAKYSSRMVLLSDGKIMDDLERNSLSNEQYLQEIYSCTR, encoded by the coding sequence ATGAAACAGCTTATTGTGACAGGATTAACGAAAACATTTGGTCAAGGGGATAATATCGTTCATGCTTTATTAGATGTGAACTTGTCCGTTGAAAAAGGTGAATTTCTGGCAATTATGGGTGCCAGTGGTAGTGGAAAAACAACACTCCTCAACTGTATTTCAACGATTGATAAACCAACATCAGGTGAGATTCGATTTGAAGATTTTGACATCATCCATGCCAAGGAAAATGAACTAGCTGACTATCGTGCTAAAAACATTTCCTATATTTTCCAAGCCTACAACTTGGTGGAAACCTTGACGGTCTATGAAAATATCATTCTACCTCTTCAAATTCAGGGGAAAAATATCAAAAAACATCAGTATAAGATTGAGGAAATTTTGGATAAGTTGGCCATTCAAAACTTAAAAGATAAGTTTCCTAATCAGTTATCAGGTGGCCAGCGACAACGTGTGGCAACTGCTAGAGCCTTGATTGATGATTCTAAACTGATTATCGCAGATGAGCCGACAGGAGCCTTGGACTCTGCCAATTCTGAAAAACTGATGGCACTTTTGCAGGAAATCAATAAAAGTTTTGGTATTACCATTTTACTGGTTACGCATGACCCTGCCGCAGCCAAGTACTCTTCACGGATGGTGCTACTTAGCGATGGAAAGATTATGGATGATTTGGAACGTAACAGCTTATCTAATGAACAGTATTTGCAAGAGATTTACAGCTGTACCAGATAG
- a CDS encoding ABC transporter permease, with product MMSYLSVEWRKTQKFSMLMIGIFFLAFCSLIGLGIYLGAAYSMVAESEKVPVLWGQLTFYYSQLFFPILVSIYVAMMLGKEFDRKNIEFLRANNVSLGKLLLAKEIVIILFIAVLQLFLFGIFYVSAHLIHLEISNLFTYLKWDLLGIFGTISMMAVQFFVTAKTRVFSKSVGIGSIGTFVGFMMIFVSDKLSLIYPYSQAMVAMRSRNLIDFNLVEILLFIIVNILLWGIFHTLSNKELHK from the coding sequence ATGATGTCTTATCTATCAGTAGAATGGCGGAAAACCCAAAAATTTTCCATGTTGATGATTGGTATTTTCTTCTTAGCTTTTTGTAGCCTGATTGGTCTTGGGATTTACTTAGGTGCAGCTTATTCTATGGTTGCAGAAAGTGAAAAAGTGCCTGTTTTATGGGGACAATTGACCTTCTATTATAGCCAGCTTTTCTTTCCGATTTTAGTCAGCATTTATGTAGCCATGATGTTAGGAAAAGAGTTTGATAGGAAAAATATTGAATTTCTCAGAGCTAATAATGTCAGTCTTGGGAAATTATTGTTGGCAAAAGAAATAGTAATTATCTTGTTTATTGCTGTTTTACAGTTGTTCTTGTTTGGTATTTTTTATGTCAGTGCTCACCTAATTCATTTAGAAATTTCTAATTTGTTCACCTACCTTAAGTGGGATTTATTGGGGATTTTTGGAACAATTAGTATGATGGCAGTACAGTTTTTTGTGACAGCTAAAACTCGTGTTTTTAGTAAATCTGTGGGAATTGGTTCTATTGGTACTTTCGTAGGATTCATGATGATTTTTGTATCTGATAAATTATCTTTAATCTATCCCTACTCCCAAGCTATGGTGGCAATGCGGTCACGGAATTTGATAGACTTTAATTTAGTGGAAATATTGCTGTTTATCATTGTAAATATTCTTCTGTGGGGGATTTTTCATACATTGAGTAATAAAGAATTGCATAAGTAA
- a CDS encoding ABC transporter permease, protein MLNNLSIELLKAKRTKSFLISILVMGVGFAWAIVAATRYLSNPAMHQINLIFYMIKEVNGLILPIVVALFVSRIVKNEKEGNTFKLLLANGENLRHIFLSKLALTMFVLTFLAILEGVVVQLIANFSGLEMPVSLILWQIVIFLLASFVLTCLFLTLQFLLKKQALIMALGIFGGFLGVGFGHATAFLQLIFPFGGIAYLSLVDYQKVASQVSYVFATNLGFKLFTYLPIALIYLFLSLYLVEKKGGKL, encoded by the coding sequence ATGTTGAATAATTTGTCTATTGAATTGCTCAAGGCAAAACGAACCAAATCCTTCCTCATTAGCATACTAGTTATGGGAGTCGGATTTGCTTGGGCAATTGTAGCCGCTACACGTTACCTAAGTAATCCAGCCATGCACCAGATTAACCTAATTTTCTATATGATAAAAGAAGTAAATGGCTTGATTCTCCCTATCGTGGTCGCTCTCTTTGTATCCCGGATTGTCAAGAACGAGAAGGAGGGCAACACTTTCAAACTGCTTTTGGCAAATGGTGAAAATCTACGGCATATCTTTCTGAGTAAGCTAGCCCTGACTATGTTCGTTTTGACCTTTCTCGCTATTTTGGAGGGAGTAGTAGTCCAGTTGATTGCAAACTTTTCTGGTCTAGAAATGCCTGTTAGCCTAATCCTCTGGCAAATCGTCATTTTCTTGCTAGCATCTTTTGTCTTAACCTGTCTGTTTTTGACTTTGCAGTTTTTACTGAAAAAGCAGGCATTGATAATGGCATTAGGGATTTTCGGAGGATTTCTTGGAGTTGGATTTGGTCATGCAACAGCTTTTCTACAGCTGATTTTCCCATTTGGTGGTATAGCATATCTGTCTCTGGTGGATTACCAGAAAGTCGCCAGTCAAGTGAGTTATGTTTTTGCGACAAATCTAGGATTTAAACTCTTTACATATTTGCCAATAGCCCTAATCTATCTCTTCTTATCTCTCTATCTAGTTGAAAAGAAAGGAGGCAAGCTATGA
- a CDS encoding ABC transporter ATP-binding protein, giving the protein MISNVLQIKNLQKVFKDTQVVNLSSLSVQQGEIYGFLGPNGAGKTTTMKMILSLISRTAGEIEVFGQSIGTDKQYLNQIGSMIEEPSYYPNLTGYENLLVFQKILGFDKKNIQETLKIVGLDQPKNKKKLVKDYSLGMKQRLALAFALVKKPRLLILDEPTNGLDPAGIHEIRELIIKLAKEQGITVFISTHILSEVEHIADRVGIINHGQLVYEGEIRKIQSNKWLEVRGDFRDRREVISQVLFGYPCKMLEIQEDKLKLTNLADQQISSLLRDLIVEKVPIYEVKQEQETLESIFLNLTKE; this is encoded by the coding sequence ATGATTAGTAATGTTTTACAGATAAAAAACTTACAAAAGGTATTTAAGGACACTCAGGTAGTTAACCTTAGTTCCTTATCAGTTCAACAAGGTGAGATTTATGGTTTTCTAGGTCCAAATGGAGCTGGGAAAACAACAACCATGAAGATGATTTTGTCTTTGATTTCTCGTACAGCTGGGGAGATTGAAGTGTTCGGTCAATCTATAGGTACGGACAAGCAGTATCTTAATCAGATTGGCTCTATGATTGAAGAACCGTCTTATTATCCTAATTTGACAGGCTATGAAAATCTCTTGGTCTTTCAAAAAATCCTTGGATTTGATAAGAAAAATATTCAGGAAACCTTGAAAATTGTAGGGTTAGATCAACCTAAAAACAAGAAAAAATTGGTTAAAGATTATTCTCTGGGTATGAAACAGCGTTTGGCTTTAGCCTTTGCCTTAGTCAAGAAACCGCGTTTGTTGATACTGGATGAGCCAACAAACGGGCTAGACCCAGCAGGGATTCATGAAATTCGGGAACTGATTATCAAGTTGGCAAAAGAACAGGGCATTACTGTCTTCATCTCTACCCATATCCTTTCTGAAGTTGAGCATATCGCTGACCGTGTGGGGATTATCAATCATGGTCAACTGGTTTACGAGGGAGAAATTCGTAAAATTCAGTCCAATAAATGGCTGGAAGTGCGTGGGGATTTTAGAGATCGACGTGAAGTCATTAGCCAAGTGTTATTTGGTTATCCGTGCAAGATGTTAGAGATACAAGAGGATAAACTCAAGCTGACTAACCTTGCCGATCAGCAGATTTCTAGTTTGTTACGAGATTTAATAGTCGAGAAAGTTCCAATTTATGAAGTGAAGCAAGAACAAGAAACCTTGGAATCTATCTTCCTTAACTTAACCAAGGAGTGA
- a CDS encoding response regulator transcription factor, which produces MNFEQQLLNKHILIIDDDKILNSSIRDILTAHGFSNLTSAYDIESSLDMIEKDQFDLFLLDIMLPDGDGYTLAKHIRKKGDTPILFLTAKNNPEDEVAGFNAGGDDYVMKPFIPKNLIYRIMALLRRSYKLEQEAIQIGQTLVSFRNATVQKNGAEISITPIEIQILKKLYDNKNYIVSTESLCDTIWGVDSFGYENSLTVHIRKIREKIEENPSKPQYLKTAKGLGYKLLS; this is translated from the coding sequence ATGAATTTCGAACAACAGCTCCTGAATAAGCACATCCTTATCATTGATGACGATAAAATTTTAAACTCTTCCATAAGAGATATTCTCACTGCCCACGGATTTTCCAATCTAACATCAGCCTATGATATAGAATCTAGTTTGGACATGATTGAAAAAGATCAGTTCGACCTTTTCCTTTTGGACATTATGCTCCCCGATGGTGATGGCTACACATTAGCAAAACATATCCGAAAAAAAGGCGATACACCTATCCTCTTTCTGACTGCCAAAAATAATCCTGAAGATGAGGTAGCTGGTTTCAATGCTGGTGGTGATGATTATGTCATGAAACCCTTCATTCCAAAAAATCTTATCTATCGCATTATGGCTCTGCTCCGGAGAAGCTATAAATTAGAACAGGAAGCAATACAGATTGGACAGACTTTGGTGAGTTTTCGGAATGCAACAGTACAAAAAAATGGAGCAGAAATTTCTATTACCCCAATTGAAATTCAGATTTTGAAAAAACTTTACGATAATAAAAATTACATCGTTTCAACCGAATCTCTCTGTGATACGATTTGGGGAGTGGATAGCTTTGGTTATGAAAACTCTTTGACTGTACATATTCGGAAAATTCGAGAAAAAATAGAAGAAAATCCTTCAAAGCCTCAATATTTAAAGACAGCTAAAGGGCTGGGATATAAATTGTTATCATGA
- a CDS encoding sensor histidine kinase, with translation MIMNQTKILRYSLKRFIFFSIIIFITNIILIASFVFYIREKQTATETVKIISEHITITKDNVHIPKNDVSSLKEQKLWLMILDKQTGKQVFEQYKPTEVPSQFDYGDILQFSRYYLSDYPVFSQIKGDYIIVVGFPKDKIARYTYNYLDIDSIRLIPLVAFGVLLFNCLYFAFLYYYCVTHINRKIAPLVTAIQNLPDGLKNPINSISELEYLTTAINQTDTLLKENEVFKEQWISGIAHDIKTPLSVIISNASLLNDSELDTQSKKHIPPILTESYYIQNILNDLNIVARLSSGHLQLNQTETKIIPFFKDILIHILNQEIWNDFEFEFDYDNSLVNQSIMIEQFLITRVIHNIIYNSVLHNEKGCTIRIHLFKKDTNVIVEIKDNGQGASPEKIAELNELSFKSIDISKIRTTGIGLKISKQIVDLHQGSISFASVQNEFFESIISLPIFNITN, from the coding sequence ATGATTATGAACCAAACCAAAATTTTAAGGTATTCACTAAAAAGATTTATCTTTTTTTCCATCATTATCTTTATTACCAATATTATTCTAATTGCCAGTTTTGTTTTCTACATTAGGGAAAAGCAAACTGCTACTGAGACTGTGAAAATAATTTCTGAACACATTACCATCACAAAAGATAACGTCCACATACCTAAAAATGATGTTTCTAGTCTAAAAGAACAAAAGTTATGGCTCATGATATTGGATAAGCAGACTGGAAAACAAGTGTTCGAACAGTATAAACCTACAGAAGTTCCTTCGCAATTTGACTATGGGGACATTTTACAGTTTTCTCGCTATTATCTTTCAGATTATCCTGTTTTTAGTCAGATAAAAGGTGACTACATCATTGTTGTTGGTTTTCCAAAAGATAAAATTGCTCGTTATACTTATAATTACTTAGATATAGATAGTATTCGCCTGATTCCGCTAGTAGCATTTGGAGTATTGCTTTTCAACTGCCTCTATTTCGCTTTTCTTTACTACTATTGTGTGACGCATATCAATCGTAAAATTGCGCCTCTTGTAACTGCTATTCAGAATCTCCCGGATGGTCTGAAAAATCCAATAAATTCTATATCAGAACTAGAATATCTTACAACTGCAATTAATCAAACCGATACTCTACTCAAAGAGAATGAAGTCTTTAAAGAGCAATGGATTTCAGGTATTGCACACGATATCAAAACACCTCTTTCTGTCATCATTTCTAACGCGTCCTTGTTAAATGATTCTGAACTAGATACACAGTCTAAAAAACATATTCCCCCAATATTGACGGAATCCTATTACATCCAAAATATTTTAAATGATCTAAATATAGTAGCTCGCCTTTCATCCGGTCATCTTCAATTAAATCAGACTGAAACAAAAATTATCCCCTTCTTCAAAGACATTCTCATCCATATTTTAAATCAAGAAATCTGGAATGATTTTGAATTTGAATTTGATTACGATAATTCACTTGTTAATCAATCTATCATGATTGAGCAGTTTTTAATCACAAGAGTTATCCATAATATCATCTACAACTCTGTTTTACATAACGAAAAGGGTTGCACAATAAGAATCCACTTATTCAAAAAAGATACAAATGTAATTGTCGAAATCAAAGATAATGGACAGGGAGCTTCACCAGAAAAAATTGCTGAACTTAATGAATTATCTTTTAAAAGCATTGATATTTCTAAAATTAGAACGACTGGAATTGGGCTAAAAATTTCAAAACAAATTGTTGATTTGCATCAGGGCTCTATTTCATTTGCTAGTGTCCAAAATGAATTCTTTGAAAGTATCATTTCACTTCCGATTTTCAACATTACCAATTAG